Within the Parafrankia discariae genome, the region CAGTAGGTCGTGCCGAAGTAGGACAGCGAGGTCTGGCTGGCGCCGATGTGGAAGTGCACCGGCAGGTTCAGCCCGGCACAGACCTCCCAGAACGGGTCCCACGCCGGGTCGCCCAGGTCCGGTGAGCCGGAGTCCTGCGGGTCGGCGGTCATGTTGACCCCGCGGTAGCCCATCTCCGCGCAGCGCTGGGCCTCCCGGACGCAGGCCGCGATGTCCCACGCGGGCATGATCGGCATCGGGAGCAGCCGGTTGCCCGACTCCGCCTGGACCTGCGCCATCGCGTCGTTGTAGAGCTCCACGCAGAGCCGGACGACCGTGGGGTCGGCGACCGCGTTGAACAGGTTCTGGCCGCCGATGCCGATGGCGTTCGGGTAGACCACCTGGGTGTCGATGCCGAGCTCGTCCATCAGGGTGATCCGCCGGCCGGCGTCCCACGCCGCGGGGTGAACGCTCTCGATGCCCCAGTCCCCGCCCTGGGAGTCCTTCCACGGGTGCTTCTTGCCGTCGTGGTCGATCGTGCCACCGGAGCCCGCGCGGCCGAAGGACTTGCCGGCGACGACCCACATGTCCTGGCCGTTGATCCGCTCGACGTGCGGGACCTTGTCCTCGTAGCCCTTCGGGGCTCGCTCGGTGAACAGGTCGTGGCGCTCGGTCATGTGCGAGTCGGCGTCAACTACTCGTAAACCTTCGACCAACTTGACCACCGCGTGCCTCCTGGCGTCGACGCAGCGCCCCCGCCTGTCTGGGCGCTCCAGCCGAACGTAACTCACTACGCCAGGACTGGCAATTTCCAATTTTTAATCTACGATCAAGCATGTGGGTCGCCGGGCCTGCGACCATGAGGGTGTGGCCGAACATGCCTTGAAACGAGTCAGGACGAGCCGCGCCGTGGTCGAGTGGGTGCATCGGCAGATCTTCGACGGGCGGCTGCGCCCCGGCGACCGCATCGACGTCGAGGGCGTCAGCGCGACCCTCGGTGTCAGTCCCACGCCCGTCCGCGAGGCCCTGGTGCTGCTCGAACGGGACGGGGTCGTCTCCACCCAGGTGCACCGTGCCGCGTTCGTCGAGCATTTCGACGCCCGTACGCTGCGCGCCGACTTCCACGTCTTCGGCCTGCTGAGCGGGGTCACGGTCTCCCGGATCGCGCGGCACCGCGAACCGGACGTCCTCGCCGAGCTGCGGCGCCTCCTCGCCGAGCTGCGGGCCACCCCGCCGGAGGCGCGCACCCGCTGGTACGAGCTGACCACCGAGATGGTGCTGTTCCAGCACCGGGCCGGCGCCACCCCCCGGCTGCGCGCCGACCTGCGTGGCTTCGGCGACTTCCTCGACTGGACGGCCCGCCAGAGCGACCAGCGCTCCCACACCGAGGTCGTCCGGGCCCACGAGCTCGTCGTCGACGCCATCGCCGCCGGTGACGAGCACGGCGCCGCGCAGGCCCGCCTCGCCGACGCCCGGGCCGTGGCCGAGGAGGTCATCCGCGAGTTCGTCCGGCGCGGCGTGCTGTCCGCCGAGGCGGACACGGTCGGCGCGGGCTGAGACCTACCGCCGACGGCTGGCGGACAGCACCCGGCGGGCATCTGACGGCCGCTGCCCGCCTGCCCGGCGGCCCGGTCGGCCTGGTGCCGGAGGTCACCTTGCCGCGGGACGGGGTTCCCAGGGCCTGATCGCGAGGACCGCCGCCGAGGTCGTGAGGACCAGCAGCAGGGCCGTGGCCAGCAGAGCACGGGCGTACCCGTCGGTGAGAGCGGTGGCCGGCCCGGCCGGCGTGGCCGCGGCGACGGTGCTGGCGACGGCGACGCCCACCGCCCCGCCGAGCTGCTGCATGGTCGTGAGCAGCCCGGCGGTGACGCCCGCGTCGGCGGCCTCGACCCGCGCCATCGCGATCATGGTCTGCGGCACGAGCACGAGGCCCATCCCGAGCGCGCACACGACGAGCGGACCGAGAACGGCCTGCTGGTAGCTCGAGGCCGCGGTGATCCCGGTCAGCCAGACCAGCGCCGAGGCGGCCAGAACCCCGCCGGCGGCGATCAGCCAGCCCG harbors:
- a CDS encoding amidohydrolase family protein yields the protein MVKLVEGLRVVDADSHMTERHDLFTERAPKGYEDKVPHVERINGQDMWVVAGKSFGRAGSGGTIDHDGKKHPWKDSQGGDWGIESVHPAAWDAGRRITLMDELGIDTQVVYPNAIGIGGQNLFNAVADPTVVRLCVELYNDAMAQVQAESGNRLLPMPIMPAWDIAACVREAQRCAEMGYRGVNMTADPQDSGSPDLGDPAWDPFWEVCAGLNLPVHFHIGASQTSLSYFGTTYWPSQDDYVKPAIGGASLFQNNSRLLLNSCYSGMFDRHPNLKMVSVESGIGWIPFMLEAMDYELEENAPEYFH
- a CDS encoding GntR family transcriptional regulator; its protein translation is MAEHALKRVRTSRAVVEWVHRQIFDGRLRPGDRIDVEGVSATLGVSPTPVREALVLLERDGVVSTQVHRAAFVEHFDARTLRADFHVFGLLSGVTVSRIARHREPDVLAELRRLLAELRATPPEARTRWYELTTEMVLFQHRAGATPRLRADLRGFGDFLDWTARQSDQRSHTEVVRAHELVVDAIAAGDEHGAAQARLADARAVAEEVIREFVRRGVLSAEADTVGAG